One Strix uralensis isolate ZFMK-TIS-50842 chromosome 9, bStrUra1, whole genome shotgun sequence DNA segment encodes these proteins:
- the LOC141947480 gene encoding cytochrome P450 2J4-like isoform X1: MLTISQVLIALAVFLLIMQFLKLQRVRRQLPPGPIPLPIFGTLIQLNFQFNRDLLMKVAKIHGNIFTLWFGWAPVIVLNGYQAVKDGMTMYPEDVSGRLVSPFFRAMAKGKGIMLATGHTWKQQRRFALRTLRNLGLGKRGLEHRVQEEAHYLVAFFASMKGKPLDPSFPLVHSVSNVICAVVFGHRFSREDETLHELIRATEHLFKFGGSFIHHLYEIFPWLMCRLPGPHKKALSCYEVLSSFTRREIRMHTDRGIPDEPQDFIDFYLAHIEKSKDEPRSTYNEDNMVYSINDLFLGGSETTSTTLIWGLLYMVANPDVQEKVQRELDAVLGPSQLICYEDRKELPYTNAVVHEVQRFSNIISVGMPRVCVRNTTLLGFPLKKGTIVLPNIASSLYDPEQWETPRQFNPGHFLDKDGNFVSQEAFLPFSVGHRVCLGEHLARTELFIFFASLLRAFTFRLPEGVTKISTEPILGGTLQPHPYRLCAIPR, translated from the exons ATGTTGACAATAAGTCAAGTTCTTATAGCCTTGGCTGTATTTCTTCTAATTATGCAGTTTTTAAAGTTGCAACGAGTACGGAGACAGCTTCCTCCTGGACCAATCCCTCTCCCAATTTTTGGGACCTTGATACAGCTGAACTTTCAGTTTAATCGTGATCTTCTCATGAAG GTGGCAAAAATTCATGGCAACATATTCACCTTATGGTTTGGATGGGCCCCAGTGATCGTCCTGAATGGATATCAAGCAGTTAAGGATGGTATGACCATGTACCCTGAAGATGTTTCTGGGAGGCTAGTGTCTCCTTTCTTCAGAGCAATGGCCAAAGGAAAAG GAATTATGTTGGCAACTGGTCACACCTGGAAGCAGCAGAGAAGGTTTGCATTGAGGACTCTACGCAACCTTGGTCTTGGGAAAAGAGGTCTGGAGCATCGTGTTCAAGAAGAGGCTCACTACCTGGTAGCTTTCTTTGCAAGTATGAAAG GGAAACCCCTGGATCCTTCTTTCCCTCTTGTTCATTCTGTCTCAAATGTAATTTGTGCTGTTGTTTTTGGACATCGCTTCTCCAGAGAGGATGAAACCTTGCATGAACTGATTAGAGCCACAGAGCATCTATTCAAATTTGGAGGCAGCTTTATTCATCAT CTGTATGAAATCTTCCCCTGGTTGATGTGCCGTCTCCCTGGTCCTCATAAGAAAGCTTTGTCTTGCTATGAGGTCCTGAGCTCTTTTACAAGGCGAGAGATCAGAATGCACACCGACCGTGGGATACCAGATGAACCACAGGATTTCATTGACTTTTACCTGGCTCACATTGAAAAA TCCAAAGATGAACCCAGGTCTACATACAATGAAGACAACATGGTTTATTCTATAAATGACCTTTTCTTGGGTGGATCAGAGACAACAAGCACTACTTTGATCTGGGGCCTGCTCTATATGGTGGCAAATCCAGATGTCCAAG AGAAAGTGCAGAGGGAGCTGGATGCTGTTTTGGGTCCTTCCCAGTTAATCTGCTATGAGGATCGGAAAGAACTGCCCTACACAAATGCTGTGGTTCATGAGGTTCAGCGCTTCAGCAATATTATCTCAGTTGGCATGCCCAGAGTGTGTGTGAGGAACACTACGTTGCTTGGCTTTCCCCTCAAAAAG ggCACCATAGTTCTTCCAAATATTGCTTCGTCTTTGTATGACCCAGAGCAGTGGGAAACACCTCGACAGTTCAACCCTGGTCACTTCTTGGATAAGGATGGAAACTTTGTGAGCCAAGAAGCCTTTTTACCATTCTCAGTAG GGCACCGTGTGTGTTTGGGGGAGCACCTAGCGAGGACCgagctctttattttctttgccagtTTGCTGCGGGCATTCACCTTCCGGCTGCCTGAGGGAGTGACGAAGATCAGCACAGAGCCCATTCTGGGGGGTACGCTGCAGCCCCACCCGTACAGGCTTTGTGCCATTCCACGCTAG
- the LOC141947480 gene encoding cytochrome P450 2J4-like isoform X2: MTTHSAFPFLKLQRVRRQLPPGPIPLPIFGTLIQLNFQFNRDLLMKVAKIHGNIFTLWFGWAPVIVLNGYQAVKDGMTMYPEDVSGRLVSPFFRAMAKGKGIMLATGHTWKQQRRFALRTLRNLGLGKRGLEHRVQEEAHYLVAFFASMKGKPLDPSFPLVHSVSNVICAVVFGHRFSREDETLHELIRATEHLFKFGGSFIHHLYEIFPWLMCRLPGPHKKALSCYEVLSSFTRREIRMHTDRGIPDEPQDFIDFYLAHIEKSKDEPRSTYNEDNMVYSINDLFLGGSETTSTTLIWGLLYMVANPDVQEKVQRELDAVLGPSQLICYEDRKELPYTNAVVHEVQRFSNIISVGMPRVCVRNTTLLGFPLKKGTIVLPNIASSLYDPEQWETPRQFNPGHFLDKDGNFVSQEAFLPFSVGHRVCLGEHLARTELFIFFASLLRAFTFRLPEGVTKISTEPILGGTLQPHPYRLCAIPR; encoded by the exons ATGACCACACACTCTGCTTTTCCT TTTTTAAAGTTGCAACGAGTACGGAGACAGCTTCCTCCTGGACCAATCCCTCTCCCAATTTTTGGGACCTTGATACAGCTGAACTTTCAGTTTAATCGTGATCTTCTCATGAAG GTGGCAAAAATTCATGGCAACATATTCACCTTATGGTTTGGATGGGCCCCAGTGATCGTCCTGAATGGATATCAAGCAGTTAAGGATGGTATGACCATGTACCCTGAAGATGTTTCTGGGAGGCTAGTGTCTCCTTTCTTCAGAGCAATGGCCAAAGGAAAAG GAATTATGTTGGCAACTGGTCACACCTGGAAGCAGCAGAGAAGGTTTGCATTGAGGACTCTACGCAACCTTGGTCTTGGGAAAAGAGGTCTGGAGCATCGTGTTCAAGAAGAGGCTCACTACCTGGTAGCTTTCTTTGCAAGTATGAAAG GGAAACCCCTGGATCCTTCTTTCCCTCTTGTTCATTCTGTCTCAAATGTAATTTGTGCTGTTGTTTTTGGACATCGCTTCTCCAGAGAGGATGAAACCTTGCATGAACTGATTAGAGCCACAGAGCATCTATTCAAATTTGGAGGCAGCTTTATTCATCAT CTGTATGAAATCTTCCCCTGGTTGATGTGCCGTCTCCCTGGTCCTCATAAGAAAGCTTTGTCTTGCTATGAGGTCCTGAGCTCTTTTACAAGGCGAGAGATCAGAATGCACACCGACCGTGGGATACCAGATGAACCACAGGATTTCATTGACTTTTACCTGGCTCACATTGAAAAA TCCAAAGATGAACCCAGGTCTACATACAATGAAGACAACATGGTTTATTCTATAAATGACCTTTTCTTGGGTGGATCAGAGACAACAAGCACTACTTTGATCTGGGGCCTGCTCTATATGGTGGCAAATCCAGATGTCCAAG AGAAAGTGCAGAGGGAGCTGGATGCTGTTTTGGGTCCTTCCCAGTTAATCTGCTATGAGGATCGGAAAGAACTGCCCTACACAAATGCTGTGGTTCATGAGGTTCAGCGCTTCAGCAATATTATCTCAGTTGGCATGCCCAGAGTGTGTGTGAGGAACACTACGTTGCTTGGCTTTCCCCTCAAAAAG ggCACCATAGTTCTTCCAAATATTGCTTCGTCTTTGTATGACCCAGAGCAGTGGGAAACACCTCGACAGTTCAACCCTGGTCACTTCTTGGATAAGGATGGAAACTTTGTGAGCCAAGAAGCCTTTTTACCATTCTCAGTAG GGCACCGTGTGTGTTTGGGGGAGCACCTAGCGAGGACCgagctctttattttctttgccagtTTGCTGCGGGCATTCACCTTCCGGCTGCCTGAGGGAGTGACGAAGATCAGCACAGAGCCCATTCTGGGGGGTACGCTGCAGCCCCACCCGTACAGGCTTTGTGCCATTCCACGCTAG